A single window of Pseudomonas lutea DNA harbors:
- the prpF gene encoding 2-methylaconitate cis-trans isomerase PrpF, whose protein sequence is MANAAQIRIPATYMRGGTSKGVFFLLGDLPEAAQTAGPARDALLLRVIGSPDPYAKQIDGMGGATSSTSKTVILSKSSRADHDVDYLFGQVSIDKPFVDWSGNCGNLSAAVGPFAISNGLVDPARIPRNGVAVVRIWQVNIGKTIIAHVPITDGVVQETGDFELDGVTFPAAEVQLEFMDPAAEEEGAGGSMFPTGNLVDDLEVPGLGTLKVTMINAGIPTIFVDAAAIGYTGSELQDAINSDPNALSMFETIRAYGAVRMGLIGNVDEAVTRQHTPKVAFVAPPAEYLSSSGKRVTPQDTDLLVRAMSMGKLHHAMMGTAAVAIGTAAAIPGTLVNLAAGGGERSAVRFGHPSGTLRVGAEAAQVNGEWQVKKAIMSRSARVLMEGWVRVPG, encoded by the coding sequence ATGGCTAACGCAGCACAGATCAGAATTCCCGCCACGTATATGCGCGGGGGCACCAGCAAGGGCGTGTTTTTCCTGCTCGGCGACTTGCCTGAAGCGGCGCAAACTGCCGGGCCGGCACGTGATGCGTTGTTGCTGCGGGTGATCGGCAGCCCAGACCCTTACGCCAAGCAGATCGATGGCATGGGCGGCGCGACCTCAAGCACCAGCAAGACGGTGATCCTGTCAAAGAGCAGCCGCGCCGACCACGACGTCGATTACCTGTTTGGTCAGGTCTCCATCGACAAGCCTTTCGTCGACTGGAGCGGCAACTGCGGCAATCTTTCGGCGGCGGTCGGGCCGTTTGCGATCAGCAACGGCCTGGTTGATCCGGCGCGAATTCCCCGCAACGGTGTGGCGGTGGTGCGTATCTGGCAGGTCAATATCGGCAAAACCATCATTGCCCACGTGCCGATCACAGACGGCGTGGTGCAGGAAACCGGCGACTTCGAGCTCGATGGCGTGACCTTTCCTGCGGCCGAAGTGCAATTGGAGTTCATGGACCCTGCCGCAGAAGAGGAAGGTGCTGGCGGCTCGATGTTCCCGACCGGCAATCTGGTTGATGACCTTGAGGTGCCGGGGTTGGGTACGTTAAAGGTGACGATGATCAACGCCGGCATCCCGACCATCTTCGTGGACGCCGCCGCCATCGGCTACACCGGCAGCGAGCTGCAGGACGCGATCAACAGCGATCCGAACGCCTTGAGCATGTTCGAAACGATCCGCGCCTATGGCGCGGTGCGCATGGGCCTGATCGGCAATGTGGATGAGGCTGTCACCCGTCAGCACACGCCAAAAGTTGCGTTCGTGGCGCCGCCGGCAGAGTACCTTTCTTCCAGCGGCAAAAGGGTCACACCCCAGGACACTGACCTGCTGGTGCGGGCCATGTCCATGGGCAAACTCCATCACGCGATGATGGGCACGGCGGCGGTGGCCATCGGCACCGCAGCGGCGATTCCCGGCACGCTGGTCAACCTGGCAGCGGGCGGCGGCGAACGCAGCGCGGTGCGTTTCGGTCATCCCTCCGGAACGTTGCGGGTCGGCGCCGAAGCGGCGCAAGTCAACGGCGAATGGCAAGTCAAAAAAGCCATCATGAGCCGCAGCGCACGGGTGTTGATGGAAGGGTGGGTGCGGGTGCCGGGCTGA
- the acnD gene encoding Fe/S-dependent 2-methylisocitrate dehydratase AcnD, with protein sequence MNTEYRTPLPGTSLDYYDARAAVDSIRPGAYDTLPYTSRVLAENLVRRCHPTTLTASLTQLIERKRDLDFPWFPARVVCHDILGQTALVDLAGLRDAIADMGGDPAQVNPVVPVQLIVDHSLAVECGGYDPDAFTKNRAIEDRRNEDRFHFINWTKQAFKNVEVIPPGNGIMHQINLERMSPVIQTLNGVAFPDTLVGTDSHTPHVDALGVIAIGVGGLEAENVMLGRASWMRLPDIIGVELAGRPQPGITATDVVLALTEYLRQQKVVGAYLEFYGEGARALTLGDRATISNMAPEYGATAAMFAIDQQTIDYLRLTGREDAQVQLVETYARQAGLWADSLESAEYERVLHFDLSSVVRNMAGPSNPHARVATSDLAAKGIAAPWLETPGEMPDGAVIIAAITSCTNTSNPRNVIAAGLLARNANRLGLVRKPWVKSSLAPGSKTVALYLDEAGLTSELEQLGFGVVAFACTTCNGMSGALDPAIQQEIIDRDLYATAVLSGNRNFDGRIHPYAKQAFLASPPLVVAYAIAGTIRFDIEKDVLGLGPNGEEIRLKDLWPSDAEIDEVVKASVKPEQFRQVYIPMFAIHEDTGPKVAPLYDWRPMSTYIRRPPYWEGALAGERTLRGMRPLAVLPDNITTDHLSPSNAIMLDSAAGEYLEKMGLPEEDFNSYATHRGDHLTAQRATFANPKLFNEMVRENGKVKQGSYARIEPEGTVTRMWEAIETYMARKQPLIIIAGADYGQGSSRDWAAKGVRLAGVEVIVAEGFERIHRTNLVGMGVLPLEFKPGTNRLTLGIDGSETYDVVGARTPGATLTLIIQRKTGERVEVPVTCRLDTGEEVLIYEAGGVLQRFAQDFLESSAVA encoded by the coding sequence ATGAACACTGAATACCGCACACCACTGCCCGGCACTTCGCTGGATTACTACGACGCCCGCGCGGCGGTCGATTCTATCCGGCCCGGTGCTTACGACACGCTGCCGTACACCTCCCGCGTGCTCGCTGAAAACCTGGTCCGTCGTTGCCACCCGACAACCCTGACGGCCTCCCTCACGCAATTGATCGAGCGCAAGCGCGACCTCGACTTTCCGTGGTTTCCGGCGCGGGTGGTGTGCCATGACATCCTCGGCCAAACCGCGTTGGTGGACCTCGCCGGCTTGCGCGACGCCATCGCCGACATGGGCGGCGACCCGGCGCAGGTCAACCCGGTGGTGCCGGTGCAACTCATTGTCGACCACTCGCTGGCCGTCGAATGTGGCGGTTACGACCCGGATGCGTTTACCAAGAACCGCGCGATCGAAGACCGTCGCAACGAAGACCGCTTTCACTTCATCAACTGGACCAAGCAGGCGTTCAAGAACGTTGAAGTCATCCCGCCAGGGAACGGCATCATGCACCAGATCAATCTGGAGCGGATGTCGCCGGTCATCCAGACGCTCAACGGGGTGGCCTTCCCCGATACGCTGGTCGGCACCGACAGTCACACCCCGCATGTGGACGCCCTGGGCGTCATCGCTATAGGCGTAGGCGGCCTTGAGGCCGAGAACGTCATGCTCGGCCGCGCCTCGTGGATGCGCCTGCCGGACATCATTGGCGTGGAGCTTGCCGGCCGTCCGCAGCCAGGCATCACCGCCACCGATGTGGTGCTGGCGCTCACCGAATACCTGCGTCAGCAGAAAGTGGTTGGCGCGTACCTGGAGTTCTACGGGGAGGGCGCCCGCGCGCTGACCCTTGGCGATCGCGCGACCATTTCCAACATGGCCCCTGAATACGGGGCGACGGCGGCGATGTTCGCCATCGATCAACAGACCATCGACTACCTCAGGCTGACCGGCCGCGAAGACGCGCAAGTGCAGCTGGTGGAAACCTATGCCCGGCAGGCGGGGCTGTGGGCGGATAGCCTGGAGAGCGCCGAATACGAGCGGGTGCTGCATTTCGACCTGTCCAGCGTGGTGCGCAACATGGCCGGCCCGTCCAATCCCCATGCTCGGGTAGCAACCAGCGATCTCGCCGCCAAAGGCATCGCGGCGCCGTGGTTGGAGACACCGGGCGAAATGCCGGACGGCGCGGTCATCATCGCCGCGATCACCAGTTGCACCAACACCAGCAACCCGCGCAACGTCATCGCCGCCGGCCTGCTGGCGCGCAACGCCAATCGCCTGGGGCTGGTGCGCAAGCCTTGGGTGAAGTCGTCTCTTGCGCCGGGCTCAAAGACCGTCGCGCTGTACCTGGACGAAGCGGGTTTGACCTCGGAACTGGAACAGTTGGGCTTCGGCGTCGTGGCCTTCGCCTGCACCACCTGCAACGGGATGTCCGGGGCCCTGGACCCCGCGATCCAGCAGGAAATCATCGACCGCGATCTGTATGCCACGGCGGTGTTGTCGGGCAACCGCAACTTCGACGGACGCATTCACCCTTACGCCAAGCAGGCGTTTCTCGCCTCGCCCCCGCTGGTGGTGGCCTACGCCATCGCCGGTACGATTCGCTTCGATATCGAGAAAGATGTGCTGGGCCTCGGTCCGAACGGCGAAGAAATCCGCCTGAAGGACCTCTGGCCGAGCGACGCCGAGATCGATGAGGTGGTGAAGGCGTCGGTTAAGCCCGAACAGTTCCGTCAGGTGTACATCCCGATGTTCGCCATCCACGAAGACACCGGCCCGAAAGTCGCGCCGCTGTACGACTGGCGTCCCATGAGTACGTACATTCGCCGCCCGCCGTATTGGGAAGGCGCGCTGGCCGGCGAGCGAACCCTGCGCGGCATGCGACCGCTGGCGGTGCTGCCGGACAACATCACTACCGATCACCTGTCGCCCTCCAACGCGATCATGCTCGACAGCGCGGCGGGGGAATACCTGGAGAAGATGGGCCTACCGGAAGAAGACTTCAACTCGTACGCGACCCATCGCGGTGACCACCTGACCGCTCAGCGCGCCACGTTCGCCAACCCTAAACTGTTCAACGAGATGGTGCGCGAGAACGGCAAGGTCAAGCAGGGCTCGTACGCTCGGATCGAGCCGGAAGGCACGGTGACACGGATGTGGGAGGCCATCGAAACCTACATGGCGCGCAAGCAGCCGTTGATCATCATTGCGGGTGCCGACTACGGCCAGGGTTCTTCCCGTGACTGGGCGGCCAAAGGGGTGCGGCTGGCAGGCGTGGAGGTCATCGTCGCGGAAGGGTTCGAGCGTATCCATCGCACCAATCTGGTAGGCATGGGCGTGCTGCCACTGGAGTTCAAACCGGGGACCAACCGACTGACCCTGGGCATCGATGGCAGTGAAACCTATGACGTGGTGGGTGCGCGCACTCCGGGTGCCACGCTGACGCTGATTATCCAGCGCAAGACCGGCGAGCGTGTGGAGGTGCCGGTGACCTGCCGTCTGGACACCGGTGAAGAAGTGTTGATCTACGAGGCCGGTGGCGTGTTGCAACGCTTTGCCCAGGACTTCCTCGAATCGTCGGCCGTTGCCTGA
- the prpC gene encoding bifunctional 2-methylcitrate synthase/citrate synthase encodes MAEAKVLSGAGLRGQVAGQTALSTVGQAGAGLTYRGYDVKDLAADARFEEVAYLLLYGALPTQSQLDGYLQKLQGLRDLPQALKEVLERIPADAHPMDVMRTGCSMLGNLEPESSFAQQLDSTDRLLAAFPAIMCYWYRFSHEGKRIDCVTDEVSIAGHFLKLLLDKAPSELHRKVMDVSLILYAEHEFNASTFTARVCASTLSDLFSCITAAIGTLRGPLHGGANEAAMEMIEKFSSAEEAAKGTLAMLERKDKIMGFGHAIYKDSDPRNEVIKGWSKKLAEELGDTVLFPVSEAIDKTMWEQKKLFPNADFYHASAYHFMGIPTKLFTPIFVCSRLTGWAAHVFEQRANNRIIRPSAEYIGVEQRKFVPIEQR; translated from the coding sequence ATGGCTGAAGCAAAAGTACTGAGCGGTGCAGGCCTGCGGGGCCAGGTGGCCGGACAGACCGCGTTGTCCACCGTTGGCCAGGCCGGTGCCGGATTGACCTACCGTGGCTATGATGTGAAGGACCTGGCCGCCGACGCCCGGTTTGAAGAAGTCGCCTACCTGCTGCTGTACGGCGCACTGCCGACTCAATCGCAACTCGACGGTTACCTGCAAAAGCTCCAGGGCCTGCGCGACCTGCCCCAGGCGCTGAAAGAGGTGCTTGAGCGCATTCCCGCTGACGCCCACCCGATGGACGTCATGCGCACTGGCTGCTCAATGCTCGGCAACCTGGAGCCTGAATCCAGCTTCGCTCAACAACTCGATTCCACCGACCGGCTGCTCGCCGCCTTCCCGGCGATCATGTGCTACTGGTACCGCTTCAGCCATGAGGGCAAGCGCATCGATTGCGTCACCGACGAGGTGTCGATCGCCGGGCATTTCCTGAAACTGCTGCTGGACAAGGCGCCCAGCGAGTTGCATCGCAAGGTCATGGACGTCTCGTTGATCCTTTACGCCGAGCACGAGTTCAACGCATCGACCTTCACCGCGCGCGTCTGCGCTTCGACCTTGTCCGACCTGTTCTCCTGCATCACGGCGGCCATTGGCACCTTGCGCGGCCCGTTGCATGGCGGCGCCAACGAGGCGGCGATGGAGATGATCGAGAAGTTCTCGTCTGCTGAAGAGGCCGCCAAGGGCACGCTGGCGATGCTGGAGCGCAAGGACAAGATCATGGGCTTCGGTCATGCGATCTATAAAGACAGCGATCCGCGTAACGAGGTGATCAAGGGCTGGTCGAAAAAGCTCGCGGAGGAGCTGGGCGACACGGTGCTGTTCCCGGTGTCCGAAGCCATCGACAAGACCATGTGGGAGCAGAAGAAGCTCTTTCCCAATGCTGACTTCTACCACGCCTCGGCGTACCACTTCATGGGTATCCCGACCAAGCTGTTCACGCCGATATTCGTCTGCTCGCGCCTGACCGGCTGGGCCGCTCACGTCTTCGAACAGCGTGCCAACAACCGCATCATCCGACCGAGCGCCGAGTACATCGGCGTCGAGCAGCGCAAATTCGTGCCAATCGAACAGCGCTGA
- the prpB gene encoding methylisocitrate lyase, whose translation MTTRTTPGQRFRDAVASEHPLQVVGTINANHALLAQRAGFKAIYLSGGGVAAGSLGVPDLGITGLDDVLTDVRRITDVCELPLLVDVDTGFGASAFNVARTVKSMIKFGAAAMHIEDQVGAKRCGHRPGKEIVSQQEMVDRIKAAVDARTDDSFVIMARTDALAVEGLESALDRAAACIEAGADMVFPEAITELDMYKLFASRVKAPILANITEFGSTPLFTTEQLKSAEVALVLYPLSAFRAMNKAAENVYNAIRRDGTQQNVIDTMQTRMELYERIDYHAFEQKLDALFAQKKG comes from the coding sequence ATGACAACACGCACCACTCCCGGCCAACGCTTCCGTGATGCCGTGGCCAGCGAACACCCGCTGCAGGTGGTCGGCACGATCAACGCCAACCACGCGCTGCTCGCGCAACGGGCCGGCTTCAAGGCCATTTACCTGTCCGGTGGCGGTGTCGCCGCGGGCTCTCTGGGCGTGCCGGACCTGGGCATTACCGGGCTGGATGACGTGCTCACCGACGTGCGCCGCATCACCGATGTCTGCGAGCTGCCGCTGCTGGTGGACGTCGACACCGGTTTCGGCGCTTCGGCATTCAATGTCGCGCGCACCGTCAAATCGATGATCAAGTTCGGCGCGGCCGCGATGCACATCGAAGACCAGGTCGGAGCCAAGCGCTGCGGTCATCGGCCGGGTAAAGAGATCGTCTCGCAGCAGGAGATGGTTGATCGGATCAAGGCAGCCGTCGACGCGCGCACCGATGACAGCTTTGTGATCATGGCGCGAACGGACGCGCTGGCGGTGGAAGGCCTGGAGTCGGCACTTGACCGGGCTGCGGCGTGCATCGAAGCAGGCGCCGACATGGTCTTCCCTGAAGCGATCACCGAACTGGACATGTACAAGCTGTTCGCTTCGCGCGTGAAGGCGCCCATTCTCGCCAATATCACTGAATTTGGCTCGACCCCACTGTTCACCACCGAACAGCTGAAGTCGGCCGAAGTCGCGCTGGTGTTGTATCCGCTGTCTGCGTTCCGGGCGATGAACAAGGCGGCCGAGAACGTCTATAACGCCATCCGTCGCGACGGGACGCAGCAGAATGTCATCGACACCATGCAGACCCGAATGGAGTTGTACGAGCGCATCGATTACCACGCGTTCGAGCAGAAGCTCGATGCGCTGTTTGCACAGAAGAAAGGCTGA
- a CDS encoding GntR family transcriptional regulator yields MLDAAEVLPANAVDAETLSENVFRRIQAAIVKGDIAPGSKISEPELARTYGISRGPLREAIHRLEGQRLLVRIPHVGARVVSLSHAELVELYEIRESLEGMACRLAAERMSVEEVAELRRVLETHERDTAFQAGVGYYQQEGDFDFHYRIIQGARNSTLTQMLCDDLYQLVRMYRIQFSTTPNRPRQAFSEHHRILDAIADRDGELAELLMRRHIAASKRNIEQHFQAATARGEQ; encoded by the coding sequence ATGTTGGATGCAGCGGAAGTCCTGCCCGCTAATGCTGTCGATGCCGAAACACTGTCCGAGAACGTTTTTCGCCGCATCCAGGCTGCCATCGTCAAGGGCGATATTGCGCCCGGCAGCAAGATTTCCGAACCCGAGCTGGCGCGGACCTACGGCATCAGCCGGGGACCGTTGCGCGAGGCTATACACCGGCTGGAAGGCCAGCGTTTGCTGGTTCGCATCCCCCACGTTGGCGCACGCGTCGTCTCGTTGAGCCACGCCGAGCTGGTCGAGCTGTACGAAATCCGTGAGTCTCTTGAAGGCATGGCGTGCCGCCTGGCGGCCGAGCGCATGAGCGTTGAGGAAGTCGCCGAACTGCGTCGGGTGCTGGAAACCCATGAGCGGGACACTGCTTTTCAGGCCGGGGTTGGCTACTACCAGCAGGAAGGCGACTTCGATTTTCATTACCGGATCATTCAGGGCGCGCGCAACAGCACGCTGACGCAGATGCTGTGCGATGACCTTTACCAACTGGTGCGCATGTACCGCATCCAGTTTTCGACCACGCCCAACCGTCCGCGCCAAGCGTTCAGCGAGCATCACCGGATTCTCGACGCCATTGCCGACCGCGACGGCGAGCTTGCCGAGCTGTTGATGCGCCGCCACATCGCCGCGTCCAAACGCAACATTGAGCAGCATTTTCAAGCTGCAACTGCCCGAGGTGAACAATGA
- a CDS encoding ATP-dependent zinc protease has translation MSRHPLLFLLSLYLPGLFLPGLCQAAEKTVYGLNEYAELADIDLQVAAKLDTGAKTASLSARDIKRFKRNGESWVRFYLAIDDAHEHPIERPLARVSKIKRRAGDIDADDDKKYTARPVISLDVCMGSALRNIEVNLTDRSAFQYPLLIGSEALKHFDALVDPSLKYAAGKPACVTHAQTAE, from the coding sequence ATGAGCCGCCACCCTCTTCTCTTCCTGCTCTCCCTCTATTTACCGGGTCTTTTTCTGCCCGGACTGTGTCAGGCCGCCGAAAAGACCGTCTATGGCTTGAACGAGTACGCAGAGCTTGCGGACATCGATCTGCAGGTCGCGGCCAAGCTGGACACCGGTGCCAAAACCGCCTCCCTCAGTGCCCGTGACATCAAACGCTTCAAGCGCAACGGTGAATCGTGGGTGCGCTTTTATCTGGCGATCGACGATGCCCACGAACACCCCATCGAACGTCCTCTGGCGCGCGTCAGCAAGATCAAGCGCCGCGCCGGGGACATCGATGCCGACGACGACAAGAAATACACCGCCCGCCCGGTCATCAGCCTTGATGTGTGCATGGGCAGTGCGCTGCGCAACATAGAAGTGAACTTGACCGATCGCAGCGCATTCCAATACCCGCTTTTGATTGGCTCCGAAGCCCTCAAGCACTTCGACGCGCTGGTCGACCCAAGCCTGAAATACGCAGCAGGCAAGCCTGCCTGCGTCACCCATGCTCAAACCGCAGAGTAA
- a CDS encoding inactive transglutaminase family protein — MRSLTLHLKILIATLVTLGIAITAYQILVLGIPVTEDETDDLWNIDAKVEFVANPKDTVKVQMYVPPLSRDYISLNESFISNNYGVNVNRADGNRKVTWSARRANGNQTLYYRLVLTKRYSGEKAKVKGPIFRDSIVVEGPEKIAADALLAPIRQHSADVETFVSEAIKRVNNLSDDNVKLLLAGDTSVQNKARITETLLSIAHVPVEKVHTIRLVADQPQSPELWLRSFNGKDWLYFNPDTGEAGLPQDRLLWWIGDDNLISVEGGKKATVSFSLNNSEMNAIRLAKLTDESTDADFLEYSLYGLPLQTQQTFMIMVMIPIGVLVILILRNLIGLQTLGTFTPVLIALAFRETQLGFGIVLFTIITALGLSLRSYLEHLKLQMLPRLSVVLTFVVVLIAAISLFSHKLGLERGLSVALFPMVILTMTIERLSITWEERGGGHAMKVAIGTLFAASLAHIIMSVPEFIYFVFTFPAILLILVGFMLAMGRYRGYRLTELIRFKAFIKEDAERDSFK; from the coding sequence ATGCGCTCTCTTACCCTCCATCTGAAAATCCTGATCGCGACCCTTGTGACACTGGGCATCGCCATCACGGCTTACCAGATATTGGTGCTCGGCATTCCGGTGACCGAAGACGAAACCGACGACCTGTGGAACATCGACGCCAAAGTCGAGTTCGTCGCCAATCCCAAAGACACGGTCAAAGTGCAGATGTATGTGCCGCCCCTGTCGCGCGACTACATCAGCCTCAATGAAAGCTTTATCTCCAACAACTATGGCGTGAACGTCAACCGCGCCGACGGCAACCGCAAAGTCACCTGGTCGGCGCGGCGGGCCAACGGTAACCAGACGCTGTATTACCGACTGGTACTGACCAAGCGTTACAGCGGCGAAAAAGCCAAGGTCAAGGGCCCGATCTTCCGCGACAGCATCGTCGTCGAAGGCCCGGAAAAAATTGCCGCCGACGCGCTGCTTGCGCCCATCCGCCAGCATTCCGCCGACGTCGAGACCTTCGTCAGCGAAGCCATCAAACGCGTCAATAATCTGAGCGACGACAACGTCAAGCTGCTGCTGGCGGGTGATACGTCGGTACAGAACAAGGCGCGCATCACCGAAACCCTGTTGTCCATTGCCCACGTGCCCGTGGAGAAGGTGCACACCATTCGCCTGGTGGCCGACCAGCCGCAGTCCCCCGAGCTGTGGTTGCGCAGTTTCAATGGCAAGGACTGGCTGTATTTCAACCCCGACACCGGCGAGGCCGGCCTGCCGCAGGATCGCCTGCTCTGGTGGATTGGCGACGACAACCTGATCTCCGTCGAAGGCGGCAAGAAGGCCACCGTCAGCTTCAGTCTGAACAACAGCGAAATGAACGCGATCCGTCTGGCCAAGCTGACGGACGAAAGCACTGACGCCGATTTCCTCGAGTACTCGCTGTATGGCCTGCCGCTGCAGACCCAGCAGACCTTCATGATCATGGTGATGATCCCTATCGGCGTGCTGGTGATTCTGATCCTGCGCAACCTGATCGGGCTGCAGACTCTGGGCACTTTCACCCCGGTGCTGATCGCCCTGGCGTTCCGCGAGACCCAGCTGGGCTTCGGGATTGTGTTGTTCACCATCATCACCGCGCTGGGCCTGTCGCTGCGCTCGTATCTGGAACACCTCAAGCTGCAGATGTTGCCGAGGCTCTCGGTGGTGCTGACGTTCGTGGTGGTACTGATTGCGGCCATCAGCCTGTTCAGCCACAAGCTGGGGCTTGAGCGCGGGCTGTCGGTGGCGCTGTTCCCGATGGTGATTCTGACCATGACCATCGAGCGTCTGTCGATCACCTGGGAAGAACGTGGCGGTGGCCATGCGATGAAAGTCGCGATCGGCACGCTGTTCGCCGCTTCTCTCGCCCATATCATCATGAGCGTCCCGGAGTTCATCTACTTCGTGTTCACCTTCCCGGCGATCCTGCTGATCCTCGTGGGCTTCATGCTGGCCATGGGGCGCTATCGCGGCTATCGGCTGACCGAACTGATTCGCTTCAAGGCGTTCATCAAGGAAGACGCCGAACGGGATAGCTTCAAATGA
- a CDS encoding alpha-L-glutamate ligase-like protein, which translates to MGWWKTWKALEAKGIMGINRRNADYVLKYNKRSLYPIVDDKIITKERAIAAGIHVPELYGVISTEKEIDKLDTIIGGRRDFVIKPAKGAGGDGILVIADRFEERFRTVSGRIISHEEIEHQISSILTGLYSLGGHRDRALIEYRVTPDQIFKSISYEGVPDIRVIVLMGYPVMAMLRLPTRQSGGKANLHQGAIGVGVDLATGLTLRGTWLNNIISKHPDTTNAVDGVQLPNWDGFMKLAAECYELCGLGYIGVDMVLDQDRGPLILELNARPGLNIQIANDCGLTHRTVAVEQRLETLAAEGRHESPEARVTFAQGLFGHV; encoded by the coding sequence ATGGGCTGGTGGAAGACGTGGAAGGCGCTGGAAGCCAAGGGCATCATGGGCATCAATCGGCGCAACGCCGACTATGTGCTCAAGTACAACAAGCGCAGCCTTTACCCCATCGTCGATGACAAGATCATCACCAAGGAGCGCGCCATTGCGGCGGGCATCCACGTGCCTGAACTGTACGGGGTTATCTCCACCGAAAAGGAGATCGACAAGCTGGATACGATCATTGGCGGACGCCGTGATTTCGTCATCAAGCCCGCCAAAGGCGCAGGCGGCGACGGCATTCTGGTCATCGCCGACCGCTTCGAAGAACGCTTCCGCACGGTCTCCGGGCGCATCATCAGCCATGAGGAAATCGAGCATCAGATTTCCAGCATCCTCACCGGCCTGTACTCCCTGGGTGGCCATCGTGACCGGGCGCTGATCGAGTACCGCGTAACGCCCGACCAGATCTTCAAGAGCATCAGTTACGAAGGGGTGCCTGATATCCGCGTGATCGTGCTGATGGGCTATCCGGTGATGGCCATGCTGCGCCTGCCGACCCGGCAGTCCGGCGGCAAGGCCAACCTGCATCAGGGCGCCATCGGGGTCGGCGTTGACCTGGCAACCGGGTTGACCCTGCGCGGCACCTGGCTGAACAACATCATCAGCAAGCACCCCGACACCACCAATGCAGTGGACGGCGTGCAACTGCCCAATTGGGACGGCTTCATGAAACTCGCCGCCGAATGCTACGAGCTGTGCGGGCTGGGTTACATCGGCGTCGACATGGTGCTGGACCAGGACCGCGGGCCGCTGATCCTGGAGCTTAACGCCCGGCCGGGGCTCAACATCCAGATTGCCAACGACTGCGGGCTGACGCACCGCACCGTCGCGGTGGAGCAGCGACTGGAAACGCTAGCTGCGGAAGGTCGTCATGAGAGCCCGGAAGCGCGGGTCACGTTCGCTCAAGGGTTGTTTGGGCACGTTTGA